DNA from Orbaceae bacterium lpD01:
TGTGACCGGTTCACAGCAGGCGCTCGATTTAATCGGTAAAGCCTTAATCAATAAGGGGAGCAAGGTTTTAGTTGAGACCCCAACTTACTTAGGTGGTTTACAATCTTTTACGCAATATGAGCCAGAATATATCTCTGTTGATAGTGATGAAAAAGGCTTATTGGTTGAATCGTTAACCGATGAGATAGCGAGTCAAGCTAGCTTCATGTATGTGATTCCAAACTTTCAAAATCCAACTGGCCGCCGTTTACCGCTTGAAAGACGCCAACAGTTGGCCGAAAAAGCCAAACGCACCAATCTGATCTTAGTCGAAGATGACCCTTATGGTGAACTTGATTATCAAGGACATCGCCTGGCCGGTTTATATACCATGGCGCCAGATAATACGATCTATCTAGGCTCTTTCTCAAAAATTTTAGCACCAGGTTTACGTCTTGGTTATATTGTGGCAAATGAGGTTTTCATTGATAAACTGGTTCAATTAAAACAGTCTGCCGATCTGCATACGCCAAGCCTTACACAACGTATTGCTTATCACGTCATTAAAGATGGTTTTTTAGATAGACATATTCCTAAAATCAGGGAGCTGTATAAATCTCGTTGTCAGTTTATGTTAAGCTGCTTAGCACGTTATATGCCGGAAAATGTTGTGTGGAGCCAGCCTGAGGGCGGTATGTTTATCTGGTTAGATCTGCCTACGCATATTAATGCGACAGAATTACTTTCAGAAGCTATTCAGCATAAAGTCGCTTTTGTACCAGGCGAAACCTTCTTTGCCAACGCGCCAAAAATGAACTGTTTGCGTTTAGCGTTTGTCACCGTACCGG
Protein-coding regions in this window:
- a CDS encoding PLP-dependent aminotransferase family protein yields the protein MVWKFSDRALALKSSTIREILKIIEQPDMISFAGGLPSSNTFPVEEIKQATDLIMSSDEAFSALQYGPTEGIAPLRKWLAEYLSSRDNTTITPNQIMIVTGSQQALDLIGKALINKGSKVLVETPTYLGGLQSFTQYEPEYISVDSDEKGLLVESLTDEIASQASFMYVIPNFQNPTGRRLPLERRQQLAEKAKRTNLILVEDDPYGELDYQGHRLAGLYTMAPDNTIYLGSFSKILAPGLRLGYIVANEVFIDKLVQLKQSADLHTPSLTQRIAYHVIKDGFLDRHIPKIRELYKSRCQFMLSCLARYMPENVVWSQPEGGMFIWLDLPTHINATELLSEAIQHKVAFVPGETFFANAPKMNCLRLAFVTVPEEKIEAGIQILAQLFKKHANTLEESPVII